A stretch of the Streptomyces venezuelae genome encodes the following:
- a CDS encoding TetR family transcriptional regulator, with protein sequence MTERRSSDRTRAVILRAARERFAAQGYERTTIRAVAADAEIDPSMVMRYFGSKEQLFDAALAVDLRLPDLGVLPAGELPAALVRHFVERWEGDPADDALLVLLRSAVTNEQAAERMREVFAAQVAPALAAALGPERAARAAGLVSAQLLGLALTRYLLRLPAVTALRPDDLVAGLAPALAATLAG encoded by the coding sequence ATGACGGAGCGACGCTCATCCGACCGGACCCGGGCCGTGATCCTGCGCGCCGCGCGCGAGCGGTTCGCCGCCCAGGGGTACGAACGCACGACCATCCGGGCGGTGGCCGCGGACGCGGAGATCGACCCGTCGATGGTCATGCGCTACTTCGGCAGCAAGGAGCAGCTCTTCGACGCCGCCCTGGCGGTGGACCTGCGCCTGCCCGACCTGGGCGTCCTGCCGGCCGGAGAGCTTCCCGCCGCCCTCGTGCGCCACTTCGTCGAGCGGTGGGAGGGCGATCCGGCCGACGACGCCCTGCTGGTGCTGCTGCGCTCGGCCGTCACCAACGAGCAGGCCGCGGAACGGATGCGCGAGGTGTTCGCGGCGCAGGTCGCCCCGGCGCTGGCGGCGGCCCTCGGCCCCGAGCGGGCGGCCCGCGCGGCCGGCCTGGTCTCCGCCCAGTTGCTGGGCCTGGCCCTGACCCGCTACCTGCTGCGGCTGCCCGCGGTCACCGCGCTGCGCCCGGACGACCTGGTCGCGGGCCTGGCCCCGGCGCTGGCGGCCACCCTGGCGGGCTGA
- a CDS encoding FAD-dependent oxidoreductase, with product MTSTAALPLPARTEVAIVGAGPTGLALAVTLAGAGIDFVLLDRQAEGANTSRAAVVHARTLEVLDELDPSGVLTADLVGRGVPVSRFRIRDGARPLAAVDFDRLPTAHPYALMVPQYETEAVLLGRLRALGGDVHRPYEVTGVTRDADGATLTTATGETLRAAHVVGADGMHSTVRTAAGIGFEGSAYGESFVLADVVMDWAPGRREVSLVFGAGGLMVVAPLPGSAAGASGRYRIVATVAEAPAEPDLAFVRRLLDERVPGQAAVRELIWSSRFRVHHRVADRYRAGRLLLAGDAAHVHSPAGGQGMNTGIQDGYALGRALARGDLDGYEAARRPVALRVVALTDRMTRVATTRNRALRAVRNTLLPALARIPALRTRLATELAELTYR from the coding sequence ATGACCAGCACCGCCGCACTCCCGCTCCCCGCCCGCACCGAGGTCGCCATCGTCGGCGCCGGCCCCACCGGCCTCGCCCTCGCCGTGACCCTGGCGGGGGCCGGCATCGACTTCGTGCTCCTCGACCGTCAGGCCGAGGGCGCCAACACCTCCCGCGCCGCCGTCGTGCACGCCCGCACCCTGGAGGTCCTCGACGAGCTCGACCCGAGCGGCGTGCTGACCGCCGACCTCGTCGGCCGCGGCGTCCCCGTCTCCCGCTTCCGGATCCGCGACGGCGCCCGCCCACTCGCGGCCGTCGACTTCGACCGCCTGCCCACGGCCCACCCGTACGCGCTGATGGTCCCCCAGTACGAGACCGAGGCCGTCCTGCTGGGCCGCCTGCGGGCGCTCGGCGGCGACGTCCACCGCCCGTACGAGGTGACCGGCGTCACCCGGGACGCGGACGGGGCCACCCTCACCACCGCCACCGGCGAGACCCTGCGCGCCGCGCACGTCGTGGGCGCCGACGGGATGCACAGCACGGTCCGCACGGCAGCCGGCATCGGCTTCGAGGGCAGCGCGTACGGGGAGTCCTTCGTCCTCGCCGACGTGGTCATGGACTGGGCCCCGGGCCGGCGCGAGGTCTCGCTCGTCTTCGGCGCCGGCGGGCTCATGGTGGTCGCCCCGCTGCCCGGAAGCGCCGCCGGCGCCTCCGGCCGCTACCGGATCGTCGCCACCGTCGCCGAGGCCCCCGCCGAGCCGGACCTCGCCTTCGTCCGGCGCCTGCTGGACGAGCGCGTCCCGGGCCAGGCGGCCGTCCGTGAGCTGATCTGGTCCTCCCGCTTCCGGGTCCACCACCGCGTCGCCGACCGCTACCGCGCGGGCCGCCTGCTGCTCGCCGGGGACGCCGCCCACGTGCACAGTCCGGCCGGCGGTCAGGGCATGAACACCGGCATCCAGGACGGCTACGCCCTGGGCCGCGCCCTGGCCCGCGGCGACCTCGACGGCTACGAGGCCGCGCGCCGCCCCGTCGCCCTGCGCGTGGTGGCGCTCACCGACCGGATGACCCGGGTCGCGACCACCCGGAACAGGGCATTGCGCGCCGTGCGCAACACCCTGCTCCCCGCTCTCGCCCGCATCCCGGCGCTGCGCACGCGCCTGGCCACCGAGCTGGCGGAGCTCACCTACCGCTGA
- a CDS encoding MurR/RpiR family transcriptional regulator — protein sequence MSDSPAARLQKLFEGHRLTPTQRRIAHCMVRGAADVPFLSSVELAELAGVSQPSVTRFAVALGFDGYPALRKYLREVAPAERPAAEADAEYNAYQQAVHAEIDNLRHLAAMLADPGPVEEAGRLLAGSVPLPVLGLRAASSQARGFAYFAGKVHPDVRLLDESGSMLADRIDAAVGAGASALLCFALPRHPREVLEALEYARSAGLTVVTVADSAFAPVAGLSDLLIPAPVGTGLAFDTACAPMLLGRVLLEAMADALPDAQARLEAFDTKAAARGLFVE from the coding sequence ATGAGCGACAGTCCGGCTGCGCGGCTGCAGAAGCTGTTCGAGGGGCACCGGCTGACGCCGACCCAGCGCCGGATCGCGCACTGCATGGTGCGGGGCGCCGCGGACGTGCCGTTCCTGTCGAGCGTGGAGCTCGCGGAGCTGGCCGGCGTCAGCCAGCCCTCGGTGACCCGGTTCGCCGTGGCGCTCGGGTTCGACGGGTACCCGGCCCTGCGCAAGTACCTGCGCGAGGTGGCGCCGGCGGAGCGGCCCGCGGCGGAGGCGGACGCCGAGTACAACGCGTACCAGCAGGCCGTACACGCCGAGATCGACAACCTGCGCCATCTCGCGGCCATGCTGGCCGACCCCGGGCCGGTGGAGGAGGCGGGCCGGCTGCTGGCCGGCTCGGTACCGCTGCCGGTGCTGGGGCTGCGCGCCGCTTCCTCGCAGGCGCGGGGGTTTGCGTACTTCGCGGGGAAGGTGCATCCGGACGTACGGCTGCTCGACGAGAGCGGCTCGATGCTGGCCGACCGGATCGACGCGGCGGTCGGGGCGGGGGCCTCGGCGCTGCTGTGCTTCGCGCTGCCGCGCCACCCGCGGGAGGTGCTGGAGGCGCTGGAGTACGCGCGGTCCGCCGGGCTGACGGTGGTCACCGTCGCGGACTCCGCGTTCGCGCCGGTGGCCGGGCTCTCCGATCTGCTGATCCCGGCCCCGGTGGGGACCGGGCTGGCCTTCGACACGGCGTGCGCGCCGATGCTGCTGGGGCGGGTGCTGCTGGAGGCGATGGCGGACGCCCTGCCGGATGCGCAGGCCCGCCTGGAGGCCTTCGACACGAAGGCCGCGGCCCGCGGCCTCTTCGTGGAGTGA
- a CDS encoding cystathionine beta-synthase, producing the protein MQFHDSMISLVGNTPLVKLNRVTEGLQATVLAKVEYFNPGGSVKDRIAVRMIEAAEQSGALKPGGTIVEPTSGNTGVGLAIVAQQKGYKCIFVCPDKVSLDKINVLRAYGADVVVCPTAVDPEHPDSYYNVSDRLVRETPGAWKPDQYSNPNNPRSHYETTGPELWEQTDGKITHFVAGVGTGGTISGTGNYLKEVSGGKVKVIGADPEGSVYSGGSGRPYLVEGVGEDFWPTAYDPNVTDEIIAVSDKDSFQMTRRLAKEEGLLVGGSCGMAVVAALRAAEGLGPDDVVVVLLPDSGRGYLSKIFSDEWMAGHGFLEEAGPAARIGEVLADKQGTLPSLVHMHPEETVGQAIEVLREYGVSQMPIVKPGAGHPDVMAAEVIGSVVERELLDALFTQRAALSDPLEKHMSAPLPQVGSGEPVGDLMKVLGDADAAIVLVEGKPTGVVSRQDLLAFLARGAK; encoded by the coding sequence GTGCAATTCCACGACTCGATGATCAGCCTCGTCGGCAACACCCCGCTGGTGAAGCTCAACCGTGTGACCGAAGGCCTGCAGGCCACCGTCCTGGCCAAGGTCGAGTACTTCAATCCGGGCGGATCCGTGAAGGACCGGATCGCCGTACGGATGATCGAGGCCGCCGAGCAGAGCGGAGCCCTCAAGCCCGGTGGCACCATCGTGGAGCCCACGAGCGGCAACACGGGTGTAGGACTCGCCATCGTGGCCCAGCAGAAGGGCTACAAGTGCATCTTCGTATGTCCGGACAAGGTTTCACTCGACAAGATCAATGTGCTGCGGGCGTACGGCGCCGATGTGGTGGTCTGCCCGACCGCCGTCGACCCCGAGCACCCGGACTCGTACTACAACGTGTCCGACCGGCTGGTCCGTGAGACGCCCGGCGCCTGGAAGCCCGACCAGTACAGCAACCCGAACAACCCCCGTTCGCACTACGAGACCACCGGTCCGGAGCTCTGGGAGCAGACGGACGGGAAGATCACCCACTTTGTGGCGGGCGTCGGCACCGGCGGCACCATCTCCGGCACCGGCAACTACCTGAAGGAGGTCAGCGGCGGCAAGGTCAAGGTCATCGGCGCCGACCCGGAGGGCTCGGTCTACTCCGGCGGCTCGGGCCGCCCGTACCTGGTCGAGGGCGTCGGCGAGGACTTCTGGCCGACCGCCTACGACCCGAACGTCACCGACGAGATCATCGCGGTGTCCGACAAGGACTCCTTCCAGATGACCCGCCGGCTGGCGAAGGAGGAGGGCCTGCTGGTCGGCGGCTCCTGCGGCATGGCCGTGGTCGCCGCCCTGCGCGCGGCGGAGGGCCTCGGCCCCGACGACGTGGTCGTCGTGCTGCTGCCGGACAGCGGTCGCGGCTACCTGAGCAAGATCTTCAGCGACGAGTGGATGGCCGGCCACGGCTTCCTGGAGGAGGCGGGCCCGGCGGCGCGCATCGGCGAGGTCCTCGCCGACAAGCAGGGCACCCTGCCCTCGCTGGTGCACATGCACCCGGAGGAGACGGTCGGCCAGGCGATCGAGGTGCTGCGGGAGTACGGCGTCTCGCAGATGCCGATCGTCAAGCCGGGCGCCGGCCACCCGGACGTCATGGCCGCGGAGGTCATCGGCTCGGTGGTGGAGCGCGAGCTGCTGGACGCGCTGTTCACGCAGCGGGCGGCGCTGTCCGACCCGCTGGAGAAGCACATGAGCGCGCCGCTGCCGCAGGTCGGCTCCGGCGAGCCGGTGGGCGACCTGATGAAGGTGCTCGGGGACGCGGACGCGGCCATCGTCCTGGTCGAGGGCAAGCCCACCGGTGTGGTGAGCCGCCAGGACCTGCTGGCCTTCCTGGCCCGCGGCGCGAAGTAA
- a CDS encoding SGNH/GDSL hydrolase family protein yields the protein MSRARTARRIAAGAAYGGGGLGLLGAAAVGVFLAEVQLAKRTVGSGQGDPPRADGLYGSEFGGPELSPGPLRLAMLGDSTAAGLGVRRARQTPAALMASGLAAVAERPVELRNVALSGAMSDDLDRQVSLLLDGDGPPPDVSVIMIGANDVTRRMPPTQSVRLLTSAVRRLRLAGSEVVVGTCPDLGTIEPVYQPLRWLARRVSRQLAAAQTIGVIAQGGRTVSMGDLLGPEFAANPREMFGPDSYHPSAEGYATAAMAVLPTLCAALGLWPEADRLDVSRDEDLLPVAKAASAAAGQAGTEVTGTTTATARAPWALLKHRRRRRLPEPEAAPEAGLGTGPGASTETTAQSPAR from the coding sequence GTGTCCAGAGCGAGGACGGCCCGCCGGATCGCGGCGGGGGCGGCGTACGGCGGGGGCGGGCTGGGCCTGCTCGGGGCCGCGGCGGTCGGCGTGTTCCTGGCGGAGGTCCAGCTGGCGAAGCGGACCGTGGGGTCGGGCCAGGGCGATCCGCCCAGGGCAGACGGGCTGTACGGCTCGGAATTCGGCGGTCCGGAGCTGAGCCCCGGGCCGCTGCGGCTGGCCATGCTCGGCGACTCGACGGCGGCCGGACTGGGGGTCCGGCGGGCCCGGCAGACACCGGCGGCCCTGATGGCGTCCGGGCTGGCGGCGGTGGCGGAGCGGCCGGTGGAGCTGCGCAACGTGGCGCTGTCCGGGGCGATGTCCGACGACCTGGACCGTCAGGTCTCGCTGCTGCTGGACGGGGACGGGCCGCCGCCCGACGTGTCGGTGATCATGATCGGTGCCAATGACGTGACCCGGCGGATGCCGCCGACCCAGTCGGTGCGGCTGCTCACCTCGGCGGTCCGCCGGCTGCGGCTGGCCGGCTCGGAGGTCGTCGTCGGCACCTGTCCGGACCTGGGCACCATCGAGCCGGTGTACCAGCCGCTGCGGTGGCTGGCCCGCCGGGTGTCCAGACAGCTGGCGGCTGCCCAGACCATCGGAGTGATCGCGCAGGGCGGCCGTACGGTGTCCATGGGAGACCTGCTGGGCCCCGAGTTCGCGGCGAACCCGCGGGAGATGTTCGGGCCGGACTCCTACCACCCCTCGGCGGAGGGGTACGCGACCGCGGCGATGGCGGTGCTGCCCACCCTGTGTGCGGCGCTCGGGCTCTGGCCCGAGGCGGACCGGCTGGACGTCTCGCGGGACGAGGACCTGCTGCCGGTGGCCAAGGCAGCGTCCGCGGCGGCGGGGCAGGCGGGCACGGAGGTCACGGGCACCACGACCGCCACGGCCCGCGCACCCTGGGCCCTCCTCAAACACCGCCGCCGGCGCCGGCTCCCGGAACCGGAGGCAGCCCCCGAAGCGGGCCTGGGCACGGGCCCGGGTGCGAGTACGGAAACAACTGCGCAATCCCCGGCCCGCTGA
- a CDS encoding GntR family transcriptional regulator: MPSDGAARQPKYQRIAAELKAAIQAGQYGPGDRLPGENDLMGTYGVARMTARQALGVLQAEGIAEARKGVGVFVREFRLIRRRGIQRLAVDRWGAGLSIWAADSENRDPVVEFLSVTEEAAAPEVAAVLGLADGALACVRRRRFVLDGKPVLLATSSLDAELVAGTPIAMPDSGPGGIYARLADLGHGPVRFREEIRSRMPDPAEAEQLGLAAGTPVVLVCRTAFADGGRVVEVNEMVLDASAYVLEYEFDA; encoded by the coding sequence ATGCCGAGTGATGGCGCCGCACGGCAGCCGAAGTACCAACGGATCGCAGCCGAGCTGAAGGCGGCGATCCAGGCGGGCCAGTACGGTCCCGGAGATCGCCTTCCAGGCGAGAACGACCTCATGGGCACGTACGGCGTCGCCCGCATGACCGCGCGGCAGGCGCTGGGGGTACTGCAGGCCGAGGGGATCGCCGAGGCGCGCAAGGGCGTCGGCGTGTTCGTGCGGGAGTTCCGGCTCATCCGGCGGCGCGGAATCCAGCGGCTGGCCGTTGACCGCTGGGGTGCCGGTCTCTCGATCTGGGCCGCCGACAGCGAAAACCGTGATCCGGTGGTCGAGTTCCTGTCCGTCACCGAAGAGGCGGCGGCACCCGAGGTCGCCGCGGTTCTCGGGCTGGCCGACGGTGCCCTGGCCTGCGTACGCCGTCGCCGCTTCGTCCTCGACGGCAAGCCCGTGCTCCTCGCCACCTCGTCGCTCGACGCGGAGCTGGTGGCCGGCACTCCCATCGCCATGCCCGACTCAGGCCCCGGCGGCATTTACGCGCGCCTTGCCGACCTGGGGCACGGCCCCGTCCGGTTCCGTGAGGAGATCCGCTCGCGGATGCCGGACCCGGCAGAGGCGGAACAGCTCGGCCTGGCCGCCGGGACGCCGGTGGTGCTGGTCTGCCGTACTGCCTTCGCCGACGGTGGGCGGGTGGTCGAGGTGAACGAGATGGTGCTCGACGCCTCCGCGTACGTCCTGGAGTACGAGTTCGACGCGTAG
- a CDS encoding ATP-binding protein, with protein MTHIAEAVWILPRSLRSPGRARSLLRRQLAEWEVGGEAAQTAELLLSELATNAVRHARAPRGRDFGVRIARYGEVVRVEVADAGPATPVAPLAATEEDERGRGLAVVAALAVRWGQCPRAHGIGKAVWAEIGVSCDRRGVV; from the coding sequence ATGACACACATCGCAGAAGCGGTCTGGATCCTGCCGCGCAGCCTCCGCAGCCCGGGACGGGCCCGCAGCCTGCTCCGCCGGCAACTGGCCGAATGGGAGGTCGGCGGAGAAGCCGCGCAGACCGCCGAACTGCTGCTTTCCGAGCTCGCCACGAACGCCGTACGGCATGCGCGGGCCCCGCGCGGGCGGGACTTCGGCGTACGCATCGCGCGCTACGGCGAGGTGGTGCGGGTGGAGGTGGCGGACGCCGGGCCGGCCACGCCGGTTGCACCCCTGGCGGCGACGGAGGAGGACGAGCGGGGGCGCGGGCTGGCTGTGGTGGCCGCCCTCGCCGTGCGGTGGGGGCAATGCCCACGGGCCCATGGGATCGGAAAGGCGGTCTGGGCCGAGATCGGGGTTTCATGCGACCGGCGAGGGGTGGTGTGA
- a CDS encoding acetyl-CoA C-acetyltransferase — protein sequence MPEAVIVSTARSPIGRAFKGSLKDIRPDDLTATIIQAALAKVPELDPREIDDLMLGCGLPGGEQGNNLGRIVAVQMGMDFLPGTTITRYCSSSLQTSRMALHAIKAGEGDVFISAGVEMVSRFTKGNSDSWPDTHNPVFAEAEARTAAVAESTGSSWHDPREDGLVPDAYMAMGQTAENLARLKGVTRRDMDEFGVRSQNLAEQAIKNGFWEREITPVTTPDGTVVSKDDGPRAGVTLEGVEGLKPVFRPDGLVTAGNCCPLNDGAAALVIMSDTKARELGLTPLARIVSTGVTGLSPEIMGLGPVEASKQALKRAGLTVGDIDLFEINEAFAAQVIPSYRDLEIPLDKLNVNGGAIAVGHPFGMTGARITGTLINGLQFHDKQFGLETMCVGGGQGMAMVIERLS from the coding sequence ATGCCCGAAGCCGTCATCGTTTCCACCGCCCGCTCGCCCATCGGGCGTGCCTTCAAGGGGTCCCTCAAGGACATCCGGCCGGACGACCTGACCGCCACGATCATCCAGGCCGCGCTCGCGAAGGTCCCCGAGCTGGACCCGCGCGAGATCGACGACCTGATGCTGGGCTGCGGTCTGCCCGGTGGTGAGCAGGGCAACAACCTGGGCCGCATCGTGGCCGTGCAGATGGGCATGGACTTCCTGCCGGGCACCACCATCACCCGCTACTGCTCCTCCTCGCTGCAGACCTCCCGGATGGCGCTGCACGCCATCAAGGCGGGCGAGGGCGACGTCTTCATCTCGGCCGGCGTCGAGATGGTGTCGCGGTTCACGAAGGGCAACTCGGACTCCTGGCCCGACACCCACAACCCGGTGTTCGCCGAGGCCGAGGCGCGCACGGCGGCCGTCGCCGAGTCGACCGGTTCGAGCTGGCACGACCCGCGCGAGGACGGCCTGGTGCCGGACGCGTACATGGCGATGGGGCAGACCGCGGAGAACCTGGCCCGGCTCAAGGGCGTGACCCGCCGGGACATGGACGAGTTCGGCGTGCGCTCGCAGAACCTGGCCGAGCAGGCGATCAAGAACGGCTTCTGGGAGCGGGAGATCACCCCGGTCACCACGCCGGACGGCACGGTGGTCTCCAAGGACGACGGCCCGCGCGCCGGGGTCACGCTGGAGGGCGTGGAGGGCCTCAAGCCGGTCTTCCGTCCCGACGGCCTGGTCACGGCCGGCAACTGCTGCCCGCTGAACGACGGCGCCGCGGCGCTGGTCATCATGAGCGACACCAAGGCGCGGGAGCTGGGCCTGACCCCGCTGGCCCGGATCGTCTCCACCGGCGTGACCGGCCTGTCCCCCGAGATCATGGGCCTGGGCCCGGTCGAGGCGAGCAAGCAGGCGCTGAAGCGGGCCGGCCTGACCGTCGGCGACATCGACCTGTTCGAGATCAACGAGGCGTTCGCGGCCCAGGTCATCCCGTCCTACCGGGACCTGGAGATCCCGCTGGACAAGCTGAACGTCAACGGCGGGGCCATCGCCGTCGGTCACCCGTTCGGGATGACCGGCGCGCGGATCACCGGCACGCTGATCAACGGCCTCCAGTTCCACGACAAGCAGTTCGGCCTCGAGACGATGTGCGTCGGCGGCGGCCAGGGCATGGCCATGGTGATCGAGCGGCTGAGCTGA
- a CDS encoding DUF4287 domain-containing protein gives MSVEFSEQTHRNMIDRIPQSTGRDLSDWLRAVDEGPSLVRFEEKISWLRGAYELSYGQAKAILHEYDLRRAARKFG, from the coding sequence ATGTCCGTAGAGTTCTCCGAGCAGACCCACCGCAACATGATCGACCGCATTCCGCAGAGCACCGGTCGTGATCTGTCCGACTGGCTCCGGGCCGTCGACGAGGGCCCCTCCCTCGTCCGGTTCGAAGAGAAGATCAGCTGGCTGCGCGGGGCGTATGAGCTCTCGTACGGCCAGGCCAAGGCCATCCTCCACGAGTACGACCTGCGCCGGGCAGCCAGAAAGTTCGGCTGA
- a CDS encoding Bax inhibitor-1/YccA family membrane protein produces the protein MRSSNPVFSRRGFSRDNGGYAGFEAQPQMQAGTATNPYATNPYAADPATGMPQAPVRANAMTIDDVVSRTAMTLGLVVLTAAISWIALPVDPANIGKSYGIAIGAALIAMVLGLVQAFKAKPVPALILGYAAFEGVFLGVISAATSTYIGAGVVIQAVLGTMCVFAGVLFAYKMRWIRVTRRFYGFVMAAAMGFMLLMVVNLLFSVFTDGDGLGFRSGGLGILFGIIGVILGACFLALDFKQVEDGVTYGAPREESWLAAFGLTMTLVWIYLELLRLFSILSGDD, from the coding sequence ATGAGGAGCAGCAACCCGGTCTTCTCGCGACGGGGGTTCAGCCGCGACAACGGCGGCTACGCGGGCTTCGAAGCCCAGCCGCAGATGCAGGCCGGGACCGCGACCAACCCGTACGCGACCAACCCCTACGCGGCCGACCCGGCCACGGGGATGCCGCAGGCCCCGGTCCGCGCCAACGCGATGACCATCGACGACGTCGTGAGCCGTACGGCCATGACGCTGGGCCTGGTCGTGCTGACGGCGGCCATCTCCTGGATCGCCCTGCCGGTCGACCCGGCGAACATCGGCAAGTCCTACGGCATCGCCATCGGCGCCGCGCTGATCGCCATGGTCCTGGGCCTCGTCCAGGCCTTCAAGGCCAAGCCGGTGCCCGCGCTGATCCTGGGCTACGCCGCCTTCGAGGGTGTCTTCCTCGGTGTCATCAGCGCCGCGACCAGTACCTACATCGGCGCCGGCGTGGTCATCCAGGCCGTGCTCGGCACGATGTGCGTGTTCGCCGGCGTGCTGTTCGCGTACAAGATGCGCTGGATCCGCGTCACCCGCCGCTTCTACGGCTTCGTGATGGCCGCCGCCATGGGCTTCATGCTGCTCATGGTCGTGAACCTGCTCTTCTCGGTGTTCACGGACGGCGACGGCCTGGGCTTCCGCTCCGGCGGCCTCGGCATCCTGTTCGGCATCATCGGCGTCATCCTCGGCGCCTGCTTCCTCGCCCTGGACTTCAAGCAGGTCGAGGACGGCGTGACGTACGGCGCTCCGCGCGAGGAGTCCTGGCTGGCGGCCTTCGGCCTCACCATGACCCTGGTGTGGATCTACCTGGAGCTGCTGCGCCTGTTCTCGATCCTTTCGGGCGACGACTAG
- a CDS encoding ABC transporter ATP-binding protein, whose protein sequence is MNYAPHTTQAVAARATGLSKVYGQGETQVVALDNVSVDFGQGGFTAIMGPSGSGKSTLMHCVAGLDTFSSGSVRIGETELGSLKDKQLTQLRRDKIGFIFQAFNLLPTLTALENITLPMDIAGRKPDKQWLETVIHMVGLSERLSHRPTQLSGGQQQRVAVARALASRPEIIFGDEPTGNLDSRSGAEVLGFLRNSVRELGQTVVMVTHDPVAASYADRVIFLADGRIVDEMHRPTADGVLDRMKAFDAKGRTS, encoded by the coding sequence ATGAACTACGCCCCGCACACCACCCAGGCCGTGGCCGCCCGCGCCACCGGCCTCTCCAAGGTGTACGGCCAGGGCGAGACCCAGGTCGTCGCGCTCGACAACGTCTCCGTCGACTTCGGCCAGGGCGGGTTCACCGCGATCATGGGCCCCTCGGGCTCCGGCAAGTCCACCCTGATGCACTGCGTGGCCGGCCTGGACACCTTCTCCTCCGGCTCCGTCCGCATCGGCGAGACCGAGCTCGGCAGCCTGAAGGACAAGCAGCTCACCCAGCTGCGCCGGGACAAGATCGGCTTCATCTTCCAGGCCTTCAACCTGCTGCCGACCCTGACCGCCCTGGAGAACATCACGCTCCCCATGGACATCGCCGGCCGCAAGCCCGACAAGCAGTGGCTGGAGACCGTGATCCACATGGTCGGCCTCTCCGAGCGCCTCTCGCACCGCCCCACCCAGCTCTCCGGCGGCCAGCAGCAGCGCGTGGCCGTGGCCCGCGCACTGGCCTCCCGGCCCGAGATCATCTTCGGTGACGAGCCCACCGGAAACCTGGACTCCCGCTCCGGCGCCGAGGTCCTCGGCTTCCTGCGCAACTCGGTGCGCGAGCTCGGCCAGACCGTGGTGATGGTCACCCACGACCCGGTTGCCGCCTCCTACGCGGACCGTGTGATCTTCCTGGCCGACGGCCGGATCGTCGACGAGATGCACCGCCCGACCGCGGACGGCGTACTGGACCGCATGAAGGCCTTCGACGCCAAGGGCCGCACCAGCTGA